A window of the Calditrichia bacterium genome harbors these coding sequences:
- a CDS encoding outer membrane protein transport protein — protein MNKQVFIVLATLLVTVSLFAQRRGDQLAFQGLATPQDVGVKAMAMGGATTALSGDLGNLFRNPAGLAGITSLQLSIGSISQSRSWQENQEYRPNRIYQTLPFYLEGLYTPEARYNGMWDHELAGTLGFDSVTYEIREPDMGLDPFSDEAADWKQKLSESGLNNVMAAMPFALGGRQLVVAAGYSQNILIDDFDRNDTYLDPHIGFNLYGNPPVGTTTDTVSFNWHRFLRERDGNVTNINGAVAVQAFKMLELGVAVNVMSAETDDRQLLDKVGYFDLVGNNKFRFSYDTLTTQTTGKSDFSATRFDLGMLLKFQRFNVGAKIGLPYTIARDWQLASTNETVNSGIGTATTTNSSGTDEIDVPATFQLGLSVTPVDNFTFAMDIDIAPYGDADYRMTSQPMDSLFQKWADYRALRFGIEYRATEFLSVMGGYRSLPVTFVPDGAAFDDEGPASDSYSFGASLKLWNLGRIDAAYEWRRLRYHDSYYSNTNYVQESLNNFYLGYAYQF, from the coding sequence AGGATGTGGGTGTCAAAGCCATGGCGATGGGCGGTGCAACTACCGCGCTTTCCGGTGATTTGGGCAATCTGTTCCGTAATCCGGCCGGTTTGGCAGGCATCACTTCGTTGCAGCTTTCCATCGGTTCGATATCCCAAAGCCGGAGTTGGCAGGAAAATCAGGAATATCGCCCCAACCGCATTTACCAAACGCTGCCGTTTTATCTGGAAGGGCTGTACACGCCCGAAGCGCGATACAACGGCATGTGGGATCACGAATTGGCCGGAACGCTCGGTTTCGATTCGGTGACGTACGAGATCCGCGAACCGGATATGGGGCTCGATCCTTTCAGCGACGAAGCTGCGGACTGGAAACAAAAACTCAGCGAATCCGGCTTGAATAATGTGATGGCGGCAATGCCATTCGCATTGGGCGGACGTCAACTGGTTGTCGCTGCGGGATATTCGCAAAATATTCTGATCGACGATTTCGATCGCAACGATACCTATCTCGATCCGCATATCGGTTTCAATCTCTACGGCAATCCGCCGGTTGGTACCACAACGGATACGGTCAGCTTTAACTGGCATCGCTTTTTGCGCGAACGGGACGGAAATGTTACCAACATCAACGGCGCGGTTGCGGTTCAGGCGTTCAAAATGCTGGAACTGGGCGTTGCCGTAAACGTCATGTCTGCCGAAACCGACGACCGCCAATTGCTCGACAAAGTGGGATATTTTGATCTGGTCGGTAACAATAAATTCCGGTTTTCATACGATACGCTCACCACACAAACCACTGGAAAATCTGATTTTAGCGCAACCCGTTTTGATTTGGGCATGTTGTTGAAATTCCAGCGATTTAACGTTGGTGCCAAAATCGGGCTGCCCTACACCATTGCGCGGGACTGGCAATTAGCGTCAACCAACGAAACTGTGAACAGCGGAATTGGCACAGCAACCACAACTAACAGCAGTGGCACCGATGAAATTGATGTTCCGGCAACTTTCCAGCTCGGGCTGAGTGTTACGCCGGTGGATAATTTTACTTTTGCGATGGACATCGATATCGCGCCATACGGCGATGCCGATTACCGGATGACCAGCCAGCCGATGGACTCATTGTTCCAGAAATGGGCAGATTACCGGGCACTGCGATTTGGCATCGAATATCGCGCGACGGAATTTCTCTCGGTGATGGGTGGCTATCGCAGCTTGCCGGTAACGTTTGTTCCCGACGGCGCAGCTTTCGACGACGAAGGTCCCGCATCGGATAGCTATTCTTTCGGCGCCAGTTTGAAATTGTGGAATCTCGGTCGCATCGACGCAGCATACGAATGGCGCCGGCTGCGCTACCACGATTCCTATTACAGCAACACCAATTATGTGCAGGAATCGTTGAATAATTTTTATCTCGGTTACGCGTATCAATTTTGA